The following proteins are co-located in the Insulibacter thermoxylanivorax genome:
- a CDS encoding TIGR02677 family protein, producing the protein MDEQLLKPIPEITYLNTENTWRYRAILRFFYRQHERLRHYLFPEEVYSYLKQFGAFQSYTEDMLEQDLQRLVAWGNLIPRQETGRVSSIEEFKRKKFRYQCSPYTVEIERMVHQLEQLGESFGGSLERTLFDRLLQLLGELTTRDTSPFRAENEQLYRVETMPLEEVNLLWEDLFDQFRKLTENAADYLAYLKSEKIEDLMQTEDFLLYKEALMAYLRNFMAALQKSSLRIESILLHVDDQWLERTVERVADYQMSIPRLDEKIDKEEIITRLKAQWNSLRYWFLGVNGNDSELLYMQNETNETIRKMTRFAQRLGERYQNMRSRRKDYLHLAGWFLNLSMEEAHKLSACVFGVFHTRHLYTDPGRTEDIDADLWHEPPAVLTIKPRTRHYRERTKPSAIEDRSAAKQQMLQQHLLMREAERKLIEQITRNDRIRLSELPAVDPYVRKTLLQWMTRASGQEDGTAKTESGRKFKLILLDDEMIELASSDGIMRMPNYLIMFLE; encoded by the coding sequence GTGGATGAACAGTTATTAAAGCCGATCCCGGAAATAACCTATCTCAATACTGAAAACACGTGGCGATATCGGGCCATTTTGCGATTTTTCTATCGGCAGCATGAACGATTACGGCATTATCTGTTCCCTGAGGAAGTTTACAGCTATTTGAAACAATTTGGAGCATTTCAGTCTTATACAGAAGATATGCTGGAGCAAGATCTGCAACGATTGGTTGCTTGGGGTAACTTAATACCTCGCCAAGAGACGGGCAGAGTTTCCTCGATCGAGGAATTCAAACGTAAGAAGTTCCGTTATCAATGCAGCCCTTATACGGTCGAAATCGAGCGAATGGTCCATCAGTTGGAGCAGCTGGGAGAGTCCTTCGGCGGGTCACTGGAGCGGACGTTGTTCGACCGTCTGTTGCAGCTGCTTGGCGAACTGACGACCAGAGACACAAGTCCATTCCGCGCTGAGAATGAACAGCTCTACCGTGTAGAGACGATGCCACTCGAAGAAGTGAACTTGCTATGGGAGGACCTGTTCGATCAATTTCGCAAGTTAACGGAGAATGCGGCGGACTATCTTGCTTACTTAAAGAGTGAGAAGATCGAAGATCTCATGCAGACGGAAGATTTCCTGTTGTACAAAGAAGCTTTGATGGCCTATCTGCGCAATTTTATGGCGGCTTTGCAGAAGTCTTCACTCAGGATTGAATCGATCCTTCTGCATGTGGACGACCAGTGGCTCGAGCGGACTGTGGAGCGCGTAGCGGATTATCAGATGAGTATTCCGCGCTTAGACGAGAAGATCGACAAGGAAGAGATCATAACCCGGCTCAAGGCGCAGTGGAACAGTCTTCGTTATTGGTTTCTCGGCGTAAACGGCAATGACAGTGAATTGCTGTATATGCAGAATGAGACGAACGAGACGATTCGGAAGATGACGCGTTTTGCTCAAAGGCTTGGAGAGCGGTATCAAAATATGCGCAGCCGCCGCAAAGATTATCTTCACCTCGCCGGGTGGTTCTTAAACTTAAGCATGGAGGAGGCGCATAAGCTGTCTGCTTGCGTCTTTGGCGTCTTCCATACAAGGCATCTATATACTGATCCTGGGCGTACAGAGGATATTGACGCTGACTTATGGCATGAGCCGCCTGCTGTACTCACGATCAAGCCTCGTACTAGACACTATCGCGAGCGCACTAAGCCAAGCGCGATCGAGGACCGGTCAGCTGCCAAGCAACAGATGCTGCAGCAGCATCTATTGATGAGAGAAGCGGAGAGAAAGCTGATCGAACAGATCACTCGCAATGATCGGATCCGCCTTAGTGAATTGCCAGCAGTCGATCCCTACGTGCGCAAAACTTTGTTGCAGTGGATGACCAGAGCGAGCGGCCAAGAGGACGGTACGGCGAAAACGGAGAGTGGCCGCAAATTCAAACTGATCTTGCTGGATGATGAGATGATCGAACTGGCATCGTCCGACGGTATCATGCGTATGCCGAATTATTTGATCATGTTCTTAGAATAA
- a CDS encoding chromate transporter has product MKKQSRIKALFEILMVSTKLGLTSFGGPVAHLGYFHDEYIRRRKWMDERSYADLVALCQFLPGPASSQVGIGIGVMRAGVLGGIVSFLGFTLPSVIALMILALFVQGLDLSDAGWIHGLKIVAAVVVVHAILGMAQKLTPDLKRKAVALLALVVTLLWQTTFTQVGVILLSAVIGFLIFRHQEDESEGRTAFPISRGLGIVCIVLFFGLLLLLPLLSEITSSRWITMIDRFYRSGALVFGGGHVVLPLLEREFVPAGWLSEEAFLAGYGAAQAVPGPLFTFAAYLGAVMNGWVGGLIATFAIFLPAFLLILGTLPFWDSLRRNSKVRGALMGVNAAVVGILISAFYQPIWTSSILAPIDFALAAVLFSMLVYWKLPPWMIVLTGAAAGMLLTLI; this is encoded by the coding sequence ATGAAAAAACAGAGCCGAATCAAAGCCTTATTTGAAATCCTCATGGTATCGACGAAATTAGGTCTAACTTCATTTGGCGGGCCTGTTGCTCACTTGGGTTATTTTCACGATGAATATATTCGCAGAAGGAAGTGGATGGACGAAAGAAGTTATGCTGATCTAGTGGCACTGTGCCAATTCCTTCCCGGTCCTGCCAGCAGTCAAGTTGGGATCGGCATAGGTGTCATGCGTGCCGGCGTATTAGGCGGCATTGTTTCATTTCTTGGGTTCACCTTACCTTCAGTCATCGCTCTGATGATCTTAGCACTGTTTGTTCAAGGCCTGGACTTAAGTGATGCGGGTTGGATCCATGGTCTGAAAATTGTTGCCGCTGTTGTTGTGGTCCATGCCATCCTGGGAATGGCTCAAAAGCTGACACCTGATCTCAAAAGAAAGGCTGTCGCCTTGCTGGCTTTAGTGGTGACATTGTTATGGCAAACAACTTTCACGCAAGTTGGGGTCATCCTTCTTTCCGCGGTCATTGGCTTTCTGATCTTCAGGCATCAGGAGGATGAATCGGAAGGCAGAACGGCATTTCCCATCAGCCGCGGTTTAGGGATCGTGTGCATCGTATTATTTTTTGGTCTGCTGCTGCTCCTGCCTTTATTAAGTGAAATCACTTCTTCACGTTGGATCACCATGATTGATCGTTTCTACCGCTCCGGCGCTTTGGTGTTTGGAGGAGGACATGTCGTACTGCCCCTGCTTGAACGAGAATTTGTACCGGCCGGCTGGTTGAGTGAGGAAGCCTTTCTTGCAGGATACGGCGCGGCTCAAGCCGTTCCAGGTCCGTTATTTACGTTTGCAGCTTACCTGGGTGCCGTAATGAATGGGTGGGTTGGCGGTCTAATCGCAACCTTTGCTATATTCTTGCCTGCCTTCTTATTGATCTTGGGCACTCTTCCTTTCTGGGACAGCCTGCGTCGGAATTCCAAGGTCAGAGGTGCCTTGATGGGGGTAAATGCAGCCGTTGTTGGAATCCTGATCTCGGCCTTCTATCAACCCATTTGGACGAGTTCCATCTTAGCACCCATTGATTTTGCTTTAGCGGCGGTCTTGTTCAGTATGCTCGTATATTGGAAGCTGCCGCCCTGGATGATTGTCTTAACAGGGGCTGCAGCGGGAATGTTGTTAACACTGATCTAA
- a CDS encoding TIGR02679 family protein produces the protein MGQEERLREAVLFFADRGYRRLLQGLADKYRSLGRLGGSVRINGLTDVEREAIGLLLSKDLTGRKSVTVTYAQFSKAIEDSKFQGIDVLAMLQQVLDKPLIPKREERARFYSAWDNMMDELHAGCLKHGNEAGARWIRHLAERGAGTRHLVRWFESDPERLRQALDVVLRAIAELPMDAYERLPIYAARVTRDPHTFDREREEGKLLMQALVFLKQEKDAEYQPELPLHAEEATELLYEYRILRDDILNFVTCSGIVAVRGENCVTWWEQAARDRAVLHIPLRELVLADRFVVYDDLNRLEGAVSRKVYIVENSGVFSDLLDRAQRMGRSVPLICTGGQLHIAAWHLLDKLAEEGYEFYYSGDFDPEGLLMAQRLRRRYPNHLKLWRFNIADYERCLSDVSLTDSRYKQLQSIEDPQLLPVKERMLQQRKVGYQEQLIDDLINDIQAYG, from the coding sequence ATGGGGCAGGAAGAACGACTGCGGGAAGCTGTTTTGTTTTTTGCAGATAGAGGTTATCGGCGGTTGTTACAGGGCTTAGCGGATAAGTATCGCAGCCTGGGCAGGTTGGGCGGCAGCGTGAGGATCAATGGATTAACGGATGTGGAACGGGAGGCCATCGGGCTTCTGCTAAGCAAAGATCTCACGGGAAGAAAATCTGTTACGGTAACCTATGCACAGTTCTCCAAAGCGATTGAGGACAGCAAGTTTCAGGGAATCGATGTACTCGCTATGCTGCAACAGGTCCTGGACAAACCGCTGATCCCGAAACGCGAAGAACGAGCTCGATTCTACAGCGCTTGGGATAACATGATGGACGAACTTCATGCAGGCTGTTTGAAACATGGCAATGAAGCAGGTGCCAGGTGGATCCGCCATCTGGCTGAGCGCGGTGCGGGTACGCGCCATCTGGTGCGGTGGTTCGAATCAGATCCGGAGCGGTTGCGTCAGGCACTGGATGTCGTGCTGCGGGCGATCGCTGAGTTGCCGATGGATGCTTATGAGCGCTTGCCGATCTATGCGGCTCGTGTAACGCGGGATCCGCATACCTTCGATCGGGAGCGCGAAGAAGGGAAACTGCTGATGCAAGCACTCGTGTTTTTGAAGCAGGAGAAGGATGCTGAGTATCAACCGGAGCTACCTCTTCATGCAGAAGAAGCAACCGAACTGCTGTATGAATATCGAATCCTTCGGGATGATATTCTGAATTTTGTCACCTGTAGCGGCATTGTTGCCGTTCGCGGGGAGAACTGTGTGACTTGGTGGGAGCAAGCTGCTCGTGATCGGGCGGTCCTGCATATTCCTCTGAGGGAGTTAGTGTTGGCGGATCGCTTCGTTGTGTATGATGATCTTAACAGATTAGAGGGGGCTGTTTCTCGTAAGGTCTATATCGTAGAAAATTCAGGTGTCTTCTCCGACCTCCTCGATCGGGCTCAAAGAATGGGGCGTTCCGTGCCGCTGATCTGTACAGGAGGACAGCTGCATATCGCGGCATGGCATCTGCTTGATAAGCTGGCTGAGGAGGGATATGAATTCTATTATTCAGGTGATTTTGATCCCGAAGGTCTTCTTATGGCTCAGAGACTCCGGAGGCGTTATCCCAATCATTTAAAGTTGTGGCGATTCAACATTGCAGATTATGAAAGATGTCTGTCGGATGTGAGTCTTACTGACAGCAGGTACAAACAGTTGCAATCCATTGAAGATCCTCAGTTGCTCCCAGTGAAGGAACGCATGCTGCAACAACGTAAAGTTGGTTATCAAGAACAACTGATCGATGATCTTATAAACGATATTCAAGCGTATGGATGA
- a CDS encoding DUF2398 family protein: protein MYEIEQRVQACKALYGAGWSKQYRTDTSAQEIARELIALWKEWKMADVDEETGMVILYPHLVRTIGRYPREFFVREDERGNDEYEA, encoded by the coding sequence ATGTATGAGATTGAGCAACGCGTACAGGCGTGCAAAGCGTTATATGGAGCAGGGTGGAGCAAGCAATATCGTACCGACACTTCTGCACAGGAAATAGCGAGAGAGCTGATCGCCCTCTGGAAGGAATGGAAGATGGCCGATGTGGATGAGGAGACGGGGATGGTCATCCTGTACCCGCATCTAGTACGTACGATAGGCCGTTATCCGCGGGAATTTTTTGTAAGAGAGGATGAAAGGGGGAACGATGAGTATGAAGCATAA
- a CDS encoding TIGR02678 family protein, with product MSSQNLYDEQAKEAAEWLLENFWVLREDDPDRYRMIREREQALTLYFREKLGYRLIVHRYFAKLEKIPAVPETWMGIQEFTDPRDYALFCCLLAFIEMKSVDEQFLLSDLCEELKSLYPDELDWTHYEHRKSLVRVMRFAASLKLVLTVDGDIEQFRYAETSEVLYEVPIYSRYFMRTYPKDLFQYSTLEELLEAEHTDDSDEQTGMRRRHRVYRQLFLTPAMLRKSDDDVDFLYLRTYRNRIREDIEKHTNYQFELYRNTAMLTRMERGLRQDMYPDQRAISDISLQFAEQLRADVLSGRVTTGGAGPDHPQYV from the coding sequence TTGTCTTCACAGAACTTATATGATGAGCAAGCGAAGGAAGCAGCGGAATGGCTGTTGGAGAATTTCTGGGTACTTCGCGAAGATGACCCGGATCGATATCGCATGATTCGAGAGCGAGAACAGGCATTGACGCTGTATTTTAGGGAGAAGCTGGGTTACCGGCTCATCGTCCATCGGTATTTTGCCAAATTAGAGAAGATCCCTGCGGTGCCGGAGACTTGGATGGGCATTCAGGAATTTACAGATCCGCGCGATTATGCGTTGTTTTGCTGTCTGCTGGCATTCATCGAGATGAAGTCGGTGGATGAACAATTCCTGCTGTCGGATCTTTGTGAAGAGCTGAAAAGTCTGTATCCAGATGAGCTGGACTGGACCCATTATGAGCATCGCAAATCGCTGGTCCGGGTGATGCGGTTTGCCGCGTCATTGAAGCTGGTCTTGACAGTGGACGGAGATATTGAACAGTTTCGTTACGCGGAGACAAGCGAGGTCTTGTATGAAGTACCGATATATTCCCGATATTTTATGCGCACGTATCCCAAAGATCTGTTCCAATACAGCACGTTAGAAGAACTGCTGGAAGCGGAACATACAGATGACAGCGATGAGCAGACCGGGATGCGGCGCAGGCACCGCGTATATAGACAGTTGTTCCTAACGCCGGCTATGCTGAGAAAATCCGACGACGATGTCGACTTTCTGTACTTGCGAACATACCGCAACCGAATTCGCGAAGATATTGAGAAACATACGAATTATCAATTCGAGCTGTATCGAAATACGGCCATGCTTACCCGCATGGAACGGGGACTTCGGCAGGATATGTATCCCGATCAGCGGGCGATTAGTGATATATCACTGCAATTCGCTGAGCAGCTGCGGGCTGATGTGCTGAGCGGAAGGGTAACGACGGGGGGGGCGGGACCAGATCACCCTCAGTATGTATGA
- a CDS encoding phosphotransferase, whose product MKDPVAAESIRDEIFETITEMFGIEIMNSASVELGYMNLKWRIETDAGNFFVKQYHRSRYPEEAVDGLETSLSLQDLLHRNGIPCPELISHQGKYVLRTPSGERFVFMRLCPGKVIEAGSASEAQMYHLGQVTGGMHRIIKLERLFADL is encoded by the coding sequence GTGAAGGATCCAGTTGCGGCTGAATCGATTAGGGATGAGATCTTTGAAACGATCACCGAGATGTTTGGGATCGAGATTATGAATTCTGCCTCCGTTGAATTAGGGTACATGAACTTAAAATGGAGGATTGAAACGGATGCAGGGAACTTCTTTGTAAAGCAATATCATAGAAGCCGATATCCTGAGGAGGCAGTAGATGGATTAGAAACTTCGCTAAGTCTTCAAGATCTCTTGCATCGAAACGGGATTCCCTGTCCAGAGTTAATCTCTCATCAAGGGAAGTATGTATTGCGCACGCCATCTGGAGAACGTTTCGTCTTCATGCGGTTATGCCCAGGCAAGGTGATCGAAGCGGGCAGTGCGAGTGAGGCGCAGATGTATCATCTAGGGCAGGTCACAGGCGGGATGCACCGGATCATAAAGCTTGAACGCCTATTTGCAGATCTGTGA
- a CDS encoding EamA family transporter, with product MWFIYALVSTISWGAADLFYKKGADAEDKYSHLKTSAIVGIVMGAHAIFTMFANNIDYDPINLLIYLPVSLCYILSMTIGYLGLRYLMLSISSPIQNSSGAIVTILCLIFLDQMLDLPSAAGVILICGGIFVLGILEKKKMETEIREEDRKYQVGFKAFFLPIAYCIIDALGTFFDAYYLDDYRTTPLRGVTERTFEDVANISYELTFLLAAIFIFIYIKIIKKQRFGFIEHKNRMVAALFETGGQAAYVYAMSGTGVVAAPMIASYSIVSLILSRIFLKEKLTGQQYAAVAVVMTGIFLLGLAEALAE from the coding sequence ATGTGGTTTATCTATGCTCTCGTCTCCACGATCTCGTGGGGTGCAGCAGATCTATTCTACAAAAAAGGGGCTGACGCTGAGGACAAATACAGCCACCTCAAGACCTCGGCGATCGTGGGCATCGTGATGGGCGCTCACGCGATCTTCACGATGTTTGCAAACAACATCGATTATGATCCGATCAACCTTCTCATCTATCTGCCCGTATCGTTGTGTTATATCCTTTCTATGACCATAGGCTACTTGGGACTTCGCTATCTGATGCTCTCCATCTCCTCGCCTATTCAGAATTCTTCGGGTGCGATCGTCACCATCCTGTGTCTGATCTTCCTCGACCAGATGCTGGACTTGCCAAGTGCCGCAGGAGTGATCCTCATCTGCGGCGGGATCTTCGTGTTAGGCATACTCGAGAAGAAGAAGATGGAGACAGAGATCCGAGAAGAAGACCGAAAGTATCAAGTGGGATTTAAAGCCTTCTTCCTGCCGATCGCCTACTGTATCATCGATGCGCTGGGCACCTTCTTCGATGCCTATTACCTCGATGATTATCGCACAACGCCTCTTAGAGGGGTTACCGAGAGAACCTTCGAGGATGTAGCCAACATTTCATATGAACTGACCTTCCTCTTGGCTGCAATCTTCATCTTCATCTATATCAAAATCATCAAGAAACAGCGCTTTGGTTTCATAGAACATAAGAACAGAATGGTCGCCGCACTGTTCGAAACAGGCGGTCAAGCTGCCTATGTTTACGCGATGAGCGGCACCGGCGTGGTTGCAGCTCCGATGATTGCTTCTTACAGTATCGTATCCCTCATCCTGTCAAGAATCTTCCTGAAGGAGAAGCTGACAGGTCAACAATACGCAGCCGTCGCGGTGGTGATGACGGGGATTTTCTTGCTCGGTTTAGCCGAGGCGCTTGCAGAGTAA
- a CDS encoding TIGR02680 family protein: MKHNRWQLHRAGLLNFWYYDEEEFEFADGKLLLRGANGSGKSVTMQSLITVLLDGRKSPDRLDPFGSKARRMEDYLLGEKEVVDRDERTGYLYLEYKRKNSEQYITTGIGLRAKRHGNLDFWGFVITDNRRIGHHIKLYTTEINPETGQAEKIPLSRKQLENRLEQGGQVVTTQREYMALVNKHVFGFETLEAYDELMKLLIQLRSPKLSREFKPTVIYEILNDALPALTDDELRPLSDTIEHMDQTKQQLDQLIRDEKAVTRLCKQYDQYNEFVLSEKAGAYIAAYTRVEQLKATSDKILEYMTELSQRSEALTLEISQLKQEQKVLEQEYVQLESQDVFKRERELLQLKEQYARYRQELQQKEQLLAQKKKREREMVQQLQNLEREISECEKSMDERAELLDFDAAEAMFDAHAIARAEWLRSREEGYSFLVWKQDANQYMDRLEGTLRKLREQTRALERYKEYDNELAEVRRQLDMYAAEMEKWRTLFEEEREGLLTALHDWHSTNRCLKLSDEQLHETARRINRLIEDYTADQLLEPARQAYQWIQRDIAERIANLMQKIENLEIELLRKQSELNDWKEKKDPEPERHPDTEETRRRLTERGIPYVPFFAAVEFADHVDDADKERLEAALSAMGILDALIIPEKMQMQIHPENDRILRPQPKLFGHTLADWLEPATDEQCAVSGEDITNILMSITLTEDAEGAVSIDETGRYQIGLIRGHAPFQREARFIGRVARRRYRQQQIERLQEECAALLQEQQQVRTALHEEQARMQMLEEELRRFPSIKPVEDAYDLWKTAQRQVLVYEQEAGRKHEQVREAASRLQAIRAELVELTRHISLEIKEEVYEEAYRLMKTYISNLNTLELLSNNYSNLHKQYAQIEEHREEVQFDVDQLKGECRVLEDQLAACRSSMDVLDKLLQDMGVEEIRKRIEEVLRRLKVLPDQINDCTGQLASAQKELEHLQEQAAGLSREMALAEHLLKLWQQSYQEEERLRFLPGQGAEDHLAPSSQTADGEVGDASGYGSGDVYVEQETLLERARTWAERQMSDTDRERLTNQLTAAFYEAQRVLIEYRMMMDSSDIQTQPEGLNEVPDTYRILYEEWQQKSRRVYIYMEYEGKKVSPYYMKNQLEQDIERQKLYLQEKDRELFEEIIFNSVGRMIRARIGRAERWVEQINGLMAERDTSSGLKFSIRWKPKTAEREEEMDTEDLVKLLRTDARLLRDEDMQRITRHFRSKVNQAKELIEDNAYGETLHQVIRDMLDYRKWFSFTLYYRRQGESRKELTNHVFYTLSGGEKAMAMYIPLFCAAYSRYMEARDDAPYIISLDEAFAGVDENNIRDMFDLVEKLGFNYIMNSQALWGDYDTVSALSICELIRPKNAPYVTVVRYYWNGIERKPLQDAQLEAAAAMERMEQDMHIDGDGKD, translated from the coding sequence ATGAAGCATAATCGCTGGCAGCTACACCGTGCGGGGTTGTTGAACTTTTGGTATTACGATGAAGAGGAGTTCGAATTTGCGGACGGTAAACTTCTCCTGCGCGGTGCGAATGGTTCAGGAAAATCGGTGACGATGCAGAGTCTGATTACCGTACTGCTCGATGGGCGGAAGTCGCCGGACCGGCTCGATCCGTTTGGTTCCAAAGCAAGGCGCATGGAAGATTATCTGTTGGGTGAGAAAGAAGTCGTCGATCGCGATGAACGGACAGGCTATTTGTATCTGGAATACAAAAGGAAAAACAGCGAGCAATATATTACCACGGGCATCGGACTTAGGGCTAAACGGCATGGGAACCTCGACTTCTGGGGTTTCGTGATCACGGATAATCGGCGAATCGGCCATCATATTAAGCTTTATACGACAGAGATCAATCCCGAGACGGGGCAAGCCGAGAAGATCCCGCTGTCTCGCAAACAATTGGAAAATCGTCTGGAGCAGGGCGGACAGGTTGTGACTACGCAGCGTGAATATATGGCGCTGGTCAACAAGCATGTTTTTGGGTTCGAGACACTTGAAGCATATGATGAACTTATGAAACTGTTGATCCAGCTTCGCAGTCCTAAGCTATCGAGGGAATTCAAGCCGACGGTCATCTATGAGATCCTAAATGATGCCCTTCCCGCACTGACGGATGACGAGCTTCGTCCATTGTCCGATACGATCGAACATATGGATCAGACGAAACAACAGCTGGATCAATTGATCCGCGATGAGAAAGCCGTCACCAGATTGTGCAAGCAATATGATCAATACAATGAATTTGTGCTGAGTGAAAAAGCAGGAGCTTATATCGCCGCTTATACCCGTGTGGAACAGTTGAAGGCTACAAGCGATAAGATACTTGAGTACATGACGGAGCTTAGCCAACGCAGTGAGGCTTTGACGTTGGAGATCAGTCAGTTGAAACAGGAGCAGAAGGTCTTAGAACAAGAGTATGTACAGTTGGAAAGCCAAGATGTGTTTAAACGGGAGCGGGAACTGCTGCAGTTGAAGGAGCAGTACGCTCGATATAGACAGGAGTTGCAGCAGAAAGAACAATTACTGGCCCAGAAGAAAAAACGGGAAAGAGAGATGGTCCAGCAGCTGCAAAATCTGGAGCGGGAAATATCCGAATGTGAGAAAAGCATGGATGAGCGGGCAGAGTTGCTCGACTTCGATGCGGCGGAGGCGATGTTCGATGCACATGCAATTGCCAGAGCGGAATGGCTGCGCAGCCGAGAAGAAGGCTATTCGTTTCTAGTATGGAAACAGGATGCGAATCAATATATGGATCGTCTCGAGGGAACGCTGCGTAAACTTCGTGAACAGACGCGGGCGCTGGAGCGTTATAAGGAGTATGACAATGAACTTGCCGAAGTTCGCAGACAGCTGGATATGTATGCTGCAGAGATGGAGAAGTGGCGCACGCTCTTCGAGGAAGAGCGCGAGGGTTTGTTGACTGCGCTGCATGATTGGCATAGTACTAACCGCTGTCTGAAATTAAGCGATGAACAGCTGCATGAAACCGCGCGTCGAATCAATCGTTTGATCGAGGATTACACCGCTGATCAATTGCTCGAGCCGGCGAGACAAGCTTATCAGTGGATCCAGAGAGATATAGCCGAAAGAATTGCGAACTTGATGCAAAAGATTGAGAATCTGGAGATAGAGCTCTTAAGGAAACAATCGGAGTTGAACGATTGGAAGGAGAAAAAAGATCCCGAACCGGAGCGTCATCCTGATACTGAGGAGACGAGAAGACGGTTGACGGAGCGGGGGATTCCGTATGTGCCGTTCTTTGCTGCCGTTGAGTTCGCAGATCATGTAGACGATGCAGACAAGGAGCGATTAGAGGCAGCTCTGTCTGCTATGGGGATTTTGGATGCACTTATCATCCCTGAGAAGATGCAGATGCAGATTCATCCAGAAAATGATCGGATCCTGCGTCCGCAGCCGAAGCTGTTCGGCCATACGCTGGCTGACTGGCTGGAACCGGCAACTGACGAACAGTGTGCAGTATCCGGCGAAGACATCACGAATATCCTGATGAGCATTACGCTCACCGAGGATGCGGAAGGAGCGGTCTCAATAGATGAGACTGGGCGTTATCAGATCGGTCTGATCCGCGGACATGCGCCGTTTCAGAGAGAAGCAAGATTCATCGGCCGGGTCGCCCGTCGCAGATACCGCCAGCAGCAGATTGAGCGGCTGCAGGAAGAGTGTGCAGCTCTACTTCAGGAGCAGCAACAAGTGCGAACGGCACTGCATGAAGAACAGGCACGTATGCAGATGTTGGAGGAAGAACTTCGAAGATTTCCTTCCATCAAACCGGTCGAGGATGCTTATGACCTCTGGAAGACGGCACAGCGTCAGGTTCTTGTCTACGAACAGGAGGCCGGCCGCAAGCATGAGCAAGTGAGAGAAGCGGCGAGTCGTTTGCAGGCGATCCGAGCTGAGCTGGTGGAGTTGACCCGCCATATCTCATTAGAGATAAAGGAAGAAGTCTACGAAGAAGCTTACCGTTTGATGAAAACTTATATATCAAATCTGAATACGCTTGAACTGTTGAGCAATAACTATAGTAACTTGCACAAGCAGTATGCGCAAATCGAGGAGCATCGCGAAGAGGTGCAGTTCGACGTGGATCAGCTCAAGGGTGAATGCCGTGTACTGGAGGACCAGTTGGCTGCATGCCGATCCTCGATGGATGTGCTGGACAAGCTTCTTCAGGATATGGGCGTAGAAGAGATCCGCAAGCGGATTGAAGAAGTACTTAGACGCTTGAAGGTGCTTCCTGACCAGATTAATGATTGCACGGGTCAGCTTGCATCTGCGCAGAAGGAATTGGAGCATCTGCAAGAACAAGCGGCAGGACTCAGCCGAGAGATGGCATTAGCTGAGCATCTTCTTAAACTGTGGCAGCAAAGTTATCAGGAGGAAGAAAGGCTTAGGTTTCTGCCTGGGCAAGGGGCGGAGGATCATCTTGCACCTTCTAGTCAAACAGCAGATGGTGAGGTTGGGGATGCCTCTGGGTATGGTTCTGGAGATGTCTATGTCGAACAAGAGACATTGTTGGAGAGAGCACGTACTTGGGCAGAGCGGCAGATGAGTGATACGGATCGCGAAAGGCTGACCAATCAATTGACGGCTGCATTCTACGAAGCACAACGGGTGTTGATCGAGTATCGTATGATGATGGACAGTTCGGATATACAGACACAACCAGAAGGTTTGAATGAAGTGCCGGACACCTATCGGATCCTGTATGAGGAGTGGCAGCAAAAATCGCGGCGGGTATACATCTATATGGAATATGAGGGCAAAAAGGTAAGCCCGTACTATATGAAGAACCAACTTGAGCAAGATATCGAACGGCAGAAGTTATACTTGCAAGAGAAGGACAGAGAGCTGTTCGAAGAGATTATCTTTAACAGCGTCGGACGGATGATCCGTGCCCGCATCGGCCGTGCGGAACGCTGGGTGGAACAGATCAACGGATTGATGGCTGAGCGGGATACATCAAGCGGACTAAAGTTTTCGATCAGGTGGAAGCCCAAAACCGCCGAACGCGAAGAGGAGATGGACACGGAAGATTTGGTGAAGCTGCTCCGAACGGATGCACGTCTGCTTAGGGATGAGGATATGCAGAGAATCACGCGGCATTTCCGATCGAAGGTGAATCAGGCGAAGGAGCTGATCGAAGACAACGCCTATGGAGAAACCCTTCATCAGGTGATCCGAGATATGCTGGATTACCGCAAATGGTTTTCATTTACCTTATATTACAGACGTCAAGGTGAATCAAGGAAAGAGTTGACGAACCATGTTTTCTATACATTAAGCGGCGGCGAGAAGGCGATGGCGATGTATATCCCGCTGTTCTGTGCTGCTTACTCACGATATATGGAAGCGCGTGATGATGCCCCTTATATCATCTCACTGGACGAAGCCTTCGCCGGCGTCGATGAGAACAACATCCGTGATATGTTCGACTTGGTGGAGAAGCTTGGGTTTAACTACATTATGAATTCACAGGCGCTGTGGGGTGATTATGATACGGTATCTGCTCTATCGATCTGTGAACTAATACGTCCTAAGAATGCACCATATGTAACGGTTGTTCGATACTATTGGAACGGCATAGAGAGGAAGCCGCTGCAGGATGCACAGCTTGAAGCTGCCGCTGCGATGGAGAGGATGGAACAAGATATGCATATTGACGGAGATGGCAAAGATTGA